The Gillisia sp. Hel_I_86 genome has a segment encoding these proteins:
- a CDS encoding DUF2059 domain-containing protein has product MKNTFYAVFFLFIGFTGFSQEADAAYKAKAVQLIEINSGATFDVMLKPLVGMVAEENRAAFKKDVEESMTNLFDQLAVVYMESFTEAELDQILDFYATPVGKKMTVELPVITEKSMQIGQMWGMKLQPLMAKYSK; this is encoded by the coding sequence ATGAAAAACACATTTTACGCAGTATTCTTTTTATTTATTGGATTCACGGGATTTTCTCAAGAAGCCGATGCCGCTTACAAAGCAAAAGCAGTTCAATTGATTGAAATCAATTCTGGTGCTACTTTCGATGTAATGCTAAAACCTCTTGTAGGGATGGTTGCCGAAGAAAACAGGGCTGCCTTTAAAAAGGATGTAGAAGAAAGCATGACAAATCTTTTCGATCAATTAGCGGTAGTTTATATGGAAAGCTTTACAGAAGCAGAATTGGATCAGATCCTAGATTTTTATGCAACTCCCGTTGGAAAAAAAATGACTGTTGAATTACCTGTAATTACTGAAAAATCCATGCAAATTGGTCAAATGTGGGGTATGAAACTCCAACCTTTAATGGCTAAATATTCGAAATAA
- a CDS encoding PH domain-containing protein — translation MENFTNQPIDIASLPQYEEVDFQPISKNYLIKSNLKNLLFLCAAIIGWGILFYFEISQLQLIILLIGIVLYFGFQFWNISRLQKKYGFALREKDILYRRGYLINKTTVVPFNRIQHASISRDVLDKMLKISTLKIFTAGGSGSDIVIPGLAPDLALKLKEALAVKLTTNEF, via the coding sequence ATGGAAAATTTCACCAATCAACCAATTGATATTGCTTCATTGCCTCAGTATGAAGAAGTAGATTTTCAACCAATCTCAAAGAATTATCTCATAAAATCCAATCTTAAAAACCTTTTGTTTTTATGTGCGGCGATAATTGGTTGGGGGATTTTGTTTTATTTCGAAATAAGCCAGCTTCAATTAATTATACTTCTTATCGGGATCGTGTTATACTTTGGTTTCCAATTTTGGAACATTTCCCGGCTACAGAAGAAATATGGATTTGCCCTTAGGGAAAAGGACATTTTGTACAGAAGGGGCTATCTCATAAATAAAACTACGGTAGTTCCCTTTAACAGGATTCAGCACGCCTCTATTTCCCGGGATGTACTTGATAAGATGCTAAAGATCTCTACCCTTAAAATTTTTACGGCGGGCGGCAGCGGTAGCGATATTGTAATTCCCGGATTGGCCCCAGATCTCGCATTAAAGTTAAAAGAGGCTTTGGCCGTAAAGCTTACCACAAATGAATTCTAA
- a CDS encoding PH domain-containing protein has protein sequence MVYIVLGMVVISVLVLVYSFVYYQRFLFYINYKNQEFVLQKGVFNKEDIAIPFDRIQQVYSKRSLLQRLLNVSSFVIETAGSKKEEIGIKAISNEEANQLLAILIEVRNKYSEKITDLEITEKSSKNQDWTHKLSFLTLLKIGISTNYLRGLVLMAAFFSTIYNEARTVSEEYSQTIQEYLNEVPGPMESVYIFMLIVFIVLLLSILITVAEVFIKYFNLKLTQTKDSLEVEMGLNTNTKVSLKPTRVQLFKVITNPVQKWLNLYEVRISLANSENDLQKSKIKIPGLDKVLVAKVSSFLYTNQSKGFRKTFSPDKVLLVRRLIIVMVPALASYFVVPYVNAISFTIWLILVGLYTVLAVIWQILMYRSLKLIVSDEFVYKKYGVWNKTEERFEIYKIQSISISQPLWYERRNLLNVIFHTAGGDIPFRAVSKNFLPYINYMFYNIESNSRSWM, from the coding sequence ATGGTTTACATTGTATTGGGTATGGTGGTTATATCAGTTCTTGTTCTTGTTTACAGCTTTGTTTATTACCAGAGGTTCCTTTTTTATATAAATTATAAAAATCAGGAATTTGTACTTCAAAAAGGGGTATTCAATAAAGAAGATATTGCGATCCCTTTTGATAGGATTCAGCAGGTATATAGTAAACGTTCCCTTCTACAACGTCTTCTGAATGTTAGCAGTTTTGTGATTGAAACAGCGGGAAGCAAAAAAGAGGAAATTGGTATTAAGGCTATTTCCAATGAAGAAGCAAACCAACTTTTGGCTATTCTGATTGAGGTAAGGAATAAATATTCAGAGAAGATCACCGATCTGGAAATTACCGAAAAGTCATCTAAAAATCAAGATTGGACTCATAAATTGAGTTTTTTAACCTTATTGAAAATAGGGATAAGCACCAATTATCTTCGAGGACTGGTATTGATGGCCGCTTTTTTCTCGACTATTTATAATGAAGCAAGAACAGTATCTGAAGAATATTCGCAAACCATACAGGAATATTTAAATGAAGTGCCTGGACCTATGGAATCGGTTTACATCTTTATGCTCATTGTGTTTATTGTTCTGCTATTGAGTATTTTAATAACCGTTGCCGAAGTGTTTATAAAATATTTCAACTTAAAATTGACCCAAACAAAAGATAGCCTGGAAGTGGAAATGGGCTTAAATACCAATACGAAAGTTTCTTTAAAGCCAACACGCGTGCAATTATTTAAGGTGATCACAAACCCTGTACAAAAATGGCTGAATTTATACGAAGTACGTATTTCTCTAGCAAACAGTGAGAATGACCTTCAGAAAAGTAAAATTAAAATTCCTGGTCTGGATAAGGTATTAGTCGCAAAGGTGAGCTCATTCCTGTATACAAACCAGTCCAAGGGTTTTCGAAAGACCTTTTCTCCAGATAAGGTTTTATTGGTGAGACGGTTGATTATTGTGATGGTTCCTGCCTTGGCCAGTTATTTTGTAGTCCCCTATGTGAATGCTATATCTTTTACAATTTGGCTTATATTGGTGGGGCTATATACCGTACTCGCTGTAATTTGGCAGATTTTAATGTACAGGTCCCTGAAATTGATAGTTTCTGATGAATTTGTTTATAAAAAGTACGGTGTCTGGAACAAAACAGAAGAACGGTTTGAGATTTATAAAATTCAATCAATAAGTATCTCGCAGCCTTTATGGTATGAAAGAAGAAACCTATTAAATGTCATTTTTCATACAGCGGGCGGAGATATTCCATTTAGAGCGGTAAGCAAGAATTTCCTCCCATATATAAATTATATGTTTTATAATATTGAATCTAATTCTCGAAGTTGGATGTAG
- a CDS encoding 1,4-dihydroxy-2-naphthoyl-CoA synthase yields the protein MSKIEWKPAKIYEDITYKKANGVARIAFNRPDIRNAFRPKTTSELYDAFYNAQEDTSIGVVLLSAEGPSSKDGVYSFCSGGDQKARGHQGYVGEDGMHRLNILEVQRLIRFMPKVVIAVVPGWAVGGGHSLHVVCDMTLASKEHAIFKQTDADVTSFDGGYGSAYLAKMVGQKRAREIFFLGRNYSAQEAFEMGMVNAVIPHADLEITAYEWAEEILAKSPTSIKMLKFAMNLTDDGMVGQQVFAGEATRLAYMTEEAKEGRDAFLEKRKPNFEKKWLP from the coding sequence ATGAGCAAGATAGAATGGAAGCCTGCTAAAATATACGAAGACATCACTTATAAAAAAGCCAACGGTGTAGCCAGAATAGCTTTTAATAGACCAGATATACGCAATGCGTTTAGGCCTAAAACCACCAGTGAACTTTACGATGCATTTTACAATGCACAAGAAGATACTTCTATAGGAGTGGTTTTACTTTCTGCAGAAGGACCTTCCTCTAAGGATGGAGTGTATTCGTTTTGTAGTGGGGGGGATCAAAAGGCTAGAGGCCATCAAGGTTACGTGGGGGAAGATGGGATGCACAGGTTGAATATCCTTGAGGTGCAACGTTTAATAAGGTTTATGCCAAAAGTAGTGATCGCAGTAGTGCCTGGTTGGGCAGTAGGAGGAGGGCATAGCTTACATGTGGTGTGCGATATGACTTTGGCCAGTAAAGAACATGCCATTTTTAAACAAACCGATGCAGATGTGACGAGTTTCGACGGAGGCTATGGCTCGGCTTATTTGGCAAAAATGGTAGGGCAGAAGCGAGCAAGGGAAATCTTCTTTTTAGGGAGGAATTATTCGGCTCAAGAAGCCTTTGAAATGGGGATGGTGAATGCGGTAATCCCACATGCCGATCTGGAAATTACTGCTTATGAGTGGGCAGAGGAAATATTGGCAAAATCCCCAACGTCTATTAAAATGTTGAAATTTGCCATGAACCTTACCGATGACGGAATGGTAGGGCAACAAGTTTTTGCAGGAGAAGCAACCAGACTGGCATATATGACAGAGGAAGCAAAAGAAGGAAGGGACGCGTTTCTAGAAAAACGCAAACCGAATTTTGAAAAAAAATGGCTTCCGTAA